From candidate division KSB1 bacterium, the proteins below share one genomic window:
- a CDS encoding DUF3857 domain-containing protein: protein MTCLRKTWSLFFTAWALFLGTGCATHSRWATRVEWPELSLEEVPGREAYPDADAVVLLDEGHIEILSGSELELSIFERHRIVKILTPAGLRYANVVIAYDPRNSVEGIQARTIGPDGRITVLDKKSVYDVSLYPSYVWYSDQRAKIFTFPAAEVGSTLEYRYRMHIRHLTFWHSWSFQDLVPVKLSRFTLVGPSEWEVRYRTYGAQVEPKVNRAPQGFKSTYVWEMRDVPALASEFAMPPLKERLVRLAIAPAGVKEWKDVSSWYHGLAAPQMKVTEEMRRLAEDLTRGISDPVLRLRRLFEWVRDKVRYVAVEIGIGGYQPHPAPEVFRNRYGDCKDMVTLLCAMATAVGIPVQQAIISTWHNGPPDTSLPSQLQFNHVIAFCPELGVWMDPTEKGCPFGQLPWYDQGLPVLLVGPNGEAEILVTPRQPADSNRREIWWQVDLAADGAARVKGEMRLYGAVASELREELFLATPSEVRYWLETTLAKQCSGAELDSFRVTGLEEVEDPLRIAYHFRTNSFVQRRGTLRLFQPSDVVGFDLPEYFRSTQRTHPVRFRFGMRTTVTLDIRYPPWWQPMLDQKPDSVVSAFGEARWRIEPRDGGLRVELDHCLRAVDVAPDQYPSFRNFLEEVRVRNLRQIVFTEGASASVRVPAPQPGAAEEFPLENRKGILAPEHPFHWVKTPSLAWGMGQFLQISQYGQQGLGWPP from the coding sequence ATGACTTGTCTTCGGAAAACGTGGTCGCTGTTCTTCACGGCGTGGGCTCTGTTTCTTGGGACGGGGTGTGCTACCCACTCCCGCTGGGCGACACGGGTTGAGTGGCCGGAACTGTCTCTTGAGGAAGTGCCCGGCCGCGAGGCTTATCCCGACGCCGATGCCGTTGTGCTGCTGGACGAGGGCCACATCGAGATACTGAGTGGCAGCGAGCTCGAATTGAGCATCTTCGAGCGCCACCGGATCGTGAAGATCCTTACCCCCGCAGGCCTGCGCTACGCAAATGTGGTCATTGCCTACGATCCTCGCAACAGTGTGGAGGGAATTCAGGCGCGGACCATCGGGCCGGACGGCAGAATCACGGTGCTGGACAAGAAATCGGTTTACGATGTGAGTCTCTACCCCAGCTACGTCTGGTATTCCGACCAGCGCGCCAAGATCTTTACGTTCCCGGCCGCGGAGGTGGGCTCGACCTTGGAATATCGATACCGGATGCACATCCGGCATCTCACGTTCTGGCACTCCTGGAGCTTCCAGGACCTGGTGCCTGTGAAACTGTCCCGCTTCACGCTGGTTGGGCCATCTGAGTGGGAGGTACGCTACCGGACCTATGGCGCCCAGGTGGAACCGAAAGTGAACCGGGCGCCGCAAGGTTTCAAATCCACCTACGTCTGGGAGATGCGCGACGTGCCAGCCCTGGCCTCCGAATTCGCGATGCCGCCCCTGAAGGAAAGGCTGGTGCGACTGGCCATCGCTCCTGCCGGGGTCAAGGAGTGGAAGGACGTATCGAGCTGGTATCACGGACTGGCCGCGCCCCAAATGAAGGTGACAGAGGAGATGCGGCGGCTCGCGGAGGACCTCACCCGCGGAATCTCCGACCCCGTTCTCCGCCTCCGGCGGCTCTTCGAGTGGGTGAGAGACAAGGTCCGCTACGTAGCGGTGGAGATCGGAATAGGTGGATACCAGCCGCATCCCGCCCCCGAGGTCTTCCGGAATCGCTACGGGGACTGTAAGGATATGGTCACGCTGCTCTGCGCGATGGCCACGGCCGTCGGCATTCCCGTGCAGCAGGCGATCATCAGTACCTGGCACAACGGGCCGCCCGATACCTCCCTGCCGAGCCAGCTGCAGTTCAACCACGTCATCGCGTTCTGCCCGGAGCTCGGCGTGTGGATGGACCCGACCGAAAAAGGCTGTCCCTTCGGACAGCTCCCCTGGTACGATCAGGGACTGCCCGTCCTGCTGGTAGGGCCAAATGGCGAAGCTGAGATCCTTGTAACCCCACGCCAGCCCGCCGACTCCAACCGGCGCGAAATCTGGTGGCAGGTAGACCTGGCAGCGGACGGTGCTGCTCGAGTGAAGGGGGAAATGCGCCTCTACGGGGCTGTGGCCAGTGAGCTCCGGGAGGAGCTTTTCCTCGCCACCCCTTCCGAGGTCCGCTACTGGCTCGAGACCACTTTAGCGAAGCAGTGCTCGGGTGCGGAGCTGGATTCCTTCAGGGTCACCGGTCTGGAAGAGGTCGAGGACCCCCTGCGAATCGCCTACCATTTCCGAACGAATTCCTTCGTGCAGAGGAGGGGGACGCTGCGGCTGTTTCAGCCGAGCGACGTGGTCGGATTTGACTTGCCAGAATATTTTCGCTCGACCCAGCGAACGCACCCCGTTCGATTTCGCTTCGGCATGCGAACGACCGTAACGCTGGACATTCGCTATCCGCCCTGGTGGCAACCCATGCTGGACCAGAAGCCCGATTCCGTGGTCTCCGCCTTTGGGGAAGCCCGCTGGAGGATAGAGCCGCGAGACGGAGGGCTGCGGGTGGAGCTCGACCATTGCCTGCGCGCTGTAGACGTTGCCCCCGACCAATACCCCTCGTTCCGGAACTTCCTGGAGGAGGTCCGAGTCCGCAATCTCCGACAGATCGTCTTCACGGAGGGGGCTTCGGCGAGCGTCCGGGTTCCCGCTCCCCAGCCTGGAGCGGCGGAAGAGTTCCCCCTGGAAAATAGAAAAGGGATACTCGCTCCTGAGCATCCCTTCCATTGGGTGAAAACGCCTTCCCTGGCGTGGGGTATGGGTCAGTTCTTGCAGATTTCCCAGTACGGCCAGCAGGGCTTAGGCTGGCCGCCCTGA